A window from Limanda limanda chromosome 14, fLimLim1.1, whole genome shotgun sequence encodes these proteins:
- the spag7 gene encoding sperm-associated antigen 7 homolog: MADLLGSILNSMEKPPTVGDKESRRKAREQAARLKKMEEHEKRKKAEFRKKMEKEVSEFIQDSIQQKRKYNPMGKLERSILHDVSEVAGLASFSFGEDEESRYVMLFKKEFAPSDEELEAYRNGEEWDPKVAEQRRKLKEQDALEVAASSETKKKEVPTSNYRDKYSHLIGTSAAKDAAHTLEANSTYGCVPVANKRDTRSIEEALNAIRAKKRQKLDDDTGEHSSTS; this comes from the exons ATGGCGGACCTCCTCGGTTCGATCCTGAACTCCATGGAGAAGCCTCCGACTGTCGGCGACAAGGAGAGCCGACGAAAGGCTCGAG AGCAAGCAGCAAGACTCAAGAAGATGGAGGAacatgagaaaagaaagaaagcagagTTCAGGAAAAAG ATGGAGAAAGAAGTGTCAGAATTCATCCAGGACAGTATACAACAGAAACGAAAGTACAACCCAATGGGAAAGCTTGAAAGGAGTATATT GCACGATGTTTCAGAAGTGGCTGGGCTGGCTTCTTTTTCCTTcggggaggacgaggagagtcGTTATGTCATGCTATTCAAgaag GAGTTTGCGCCGTCagatgaggagctggaggcttATCGCAATGGAGAGGAGTGGGATCCCAAAGTCGCAGAGCAACGACGAAAACTAAAA GAGCAAGACGCACTGGAGGTGGCAGCTTCCAGTGAGACGAAGAAGAAAGAGGTTCCTACCTCCAACTACAGAGACAAGTACAGTCACCTGATCGGCACCTCGGCTGCAAAGGATGCGGCGCATACTCTAGAGGCGAACAGCACTTATGGTTGTG TACCTGTGGCCAACAAGAGGGACACCCGCTCCATAGAGGAAGCCTTGAATGCGATCAGAGCAAAGAAACGTCAGAAGCTGGACGACGACACAGGGGAACACAGCAGCACTTCTTGA